The Mycolicibacterium cosmeticum sequence GTGATCAGCCACGACATGGATTTCATCGCCGCCGTCGCCGATCGGATCCTGGTGCTGGAGGACGGCAGGATCGTGCAGTCGGGAGATCACCGCGCGCTCATGGCCGAGGGCGGTCTGTACAAACGCCTGTACGAAGCGCAGAACGCCGAGACCGGCTGAGGTGTTGCCGCACGTTAACGGCGCGCAAACACAGGCTGAATCACCATCGTCACTTGCATCGTCTAAGGTTCTGCTGTGCCTGAGATGGATCGTCGCAGCGTCATGATGATGATTGGTCTGGGTGCGGCCGCCGCCGTGCTGCCCACTCAGACGGCCCACGCGGAGCCGCTCCCAGGAGATCTGGGGCCTGGTCCGGTCCCCGGGCCGGCAGCGCCGGGTGCGCCCGCCCCGACCCCCGCCGCGGCCGAACCGGCTTTCCTGTGGCGCGACGAGTTCAACGGTCCCGCAGGCGCACCGCCCAACCCGGCGGACTGGTTCATCGTCCCGGCGCGCGAGACCATCCGGAACCCCGTCGAGTGGGACAAGCCCTACAACATGGGCCGCTACGTCACCGACCAGGAGCACGTGTTCCAGGACGGCAAGGGCAATCTGGTCATCCGCGCCACCCGTGGGCCCGGTAACAACATCCAGGAGCGCTACGCCAGTGCCAAGATCATCGGCAACTGGCGCGGTGCCATCGGGACCACGTGGGAGGCCCGGGTCAAGCTCAACTGCCTCACCGACGGTGCCTGGCCCGCCTTCTGGCTGCTCAACGATGATCCGGTGCGCGGCGGCGAGGTGGACCTGGTCGAGTGGTACGGCAACCGGGACTGGCCGTCGGGCAGCACGGTGCACGCCCGGCTGGACGGCACCTCGTTCGCGACGGATCCGCACCCGATCGACAGTGCCTGGCACACCTGGCGGATGACGTGGCTGCCGACCGGCATGTACTTCTGGAAGGACTACGCGCCGGGTATGGAGCCGTATTTCACGGTTCCGGCCAACTCGCTGGAGGACTGGCCGTTCAACGATCCCGGCTACACGCTGGCCCCGGTGTTCAACATCGCCGTCGGCGGCTCGGGTGGGCGTGAGCCGGCGGGTGGCAACTACCCGGCCGAAATGCTGATCGACTGGATCCGCGTCTTCTGATCCGTCACCGGTGCATCCGGCGGGCGTTGGCGACGATCGCGTCGCGCAACGCCTGCTCGGGCTCGGACAGCGCGCTGCGCCGGCACACCAGCACGAACTCCAGTTCGCCCAATTCCGGCAGCCCGTCGTCGACGGGGTAGAGGCCTTGTGGCAGAAGGGTTTCGGCGTGCGGCACGACGCCGAGCCCGGCCAGCACCGCCGCCTGCAGGCCCAGTTGACTGTCGCTGACACAGGCGATGCGCCAGCTGCGGTGTTCGCGTTCCAGCGCCCGCAACGCCATGTGCCGGGTCAGGCTGGGCGGGGGATAGGTCACCACCGGCACCGGGTCACCGACGCCGGCCAAACCGGCTCGGCCGGCCCACACCAACCGGTCCTGCCACAGCAATTCGCCGTGCTGCTCGCCCGGTAACCGCTTGGCCACCATCATGTCCAGCTCGCCGGCGGCCATCCGCACCTTGAGGTTCTCGCTGAGCCCGACGACGAGTTCCAGGTCGACGGCCGGATAGGAGCGCTGGAACTCGACGAGCACATCCGGCAGGTCCAGGGTGACCAGGTCGTCGGAGGCGCCCAGCCGGATGAAACCGGTCAGGCGGGACTCCGAGAAATACCGGTCGGCCTGCGCCTGGGCGTCCAGGATGTTGCGTGCGAAGCCCACCATGGCGGCACCGTCGGCGGTGAGGGCCAGATTGCGGGTGTCCCGGCGGAACAGTTCGCGGCCCACCGCCTGTTCCAGGCGGGCGATGTGCCCGCTGACGGTGGACTGCCGCAAGCCGAGCACCCGCCCGGCCGCGGTGAAACCACCCGCCCGCTCGACGGCCAGGAAGGTGCGCAACTGCTCGGGATCCAACATATTCATCACGCTACGTGATCAGAGATATCCAGCGCATCGCCTTTCGCAATGAGTCGAGTGGCTCCTACCGTGGAGCGGTGACCTTGCTGGCCAAACTCCGGATCGACGGCTTCCTCCTCGGATTGTTCGCTGCCATGGCGATCGGGCTGCTGCTGCCCGCCGGCGGGGCGGCCGCCGATGTACTGGACTGGGCCACCAAGATCGCCATCGCCGTGCTGTTCCTGCTCTACGGCACCCGACTGGAACCGCGCGAGGCGCTGCACGGGTTGCGGCACTGGCGGCTGCACACCACGGTCCTCGCCTGCACCTATGTGCTGTTCCCGGTGCTGGGCTTGGCGCTCAAGCTGCTGGTGCCCTCGGTGCTGACCGACGACCTCTACACCGGCGTGCTGTATCTGTGCCTGCTGCCGTCCACCGTGCAGTCCTCCATCGCATTCACCTCGATCGCGCGCGGCAATGTGGCGGCGGCCGTGGTGAGTGCCTCGGCGTCGAACATGCTGGGCATCTTCGTCACCCCGGTGCTGGTGACGCTGCTGATGCAGACCACGGGTGCCGCCACCGTCTCGCCGCGGCAGATCCTGGAGATCG is a genomic window containing:
- a CDS encoding bile acid:sodium symporter family protein: MTLLAKLRIDGFLLGLFAAMAIGLLLPAGGAAADVLDWATKIAIAVLFLLYGTRLEPREALHGLRHWRLHTTVLACTYVLFPVLGLALKLLVPSVLTDDLYTGVLYLCLLPSTVQSSIAFTSIARGNVAAAVVSASASNMLGIFVTPVLVTLLMQTTGAATVSPRQILEIVVQLLLPFIVGQLLRPKLHRVLAHTTLTKVVDRGSVYLVVYAAFSAGMTEHIWAGMTAVHLLAVVGVCALLLAVVLGVTAGLARLLRFNRADRIVVIFCGSKKSLATGLPMATVLFAGHPVGLIVLPLMIFHQIQLITCATLAGRWGRAAEAADARQAVAQGCA
- a CDS encoding glycoside hydrolase family 16 protein — encoded protein: MDRRSVMMMIGLGAAAAVLPTQTAHAEPLPGDLGPGPVPGPAAPGAPAPTPAAAEPAFLWRDEFNGPAGAPPNPADWFIVPARETIRNPVEWDKPYNMGRYVTDQEHVFQDGKGNLVIRATRGPGNNIQERYASAKIIGNWRGAIGTTWEARVKLNCLTDGAWPAFWLLNDDPVRGGEVDLVEWYGNRDWPSGSTVHARLDGTSFATDPHPIDSAWHTWRMTWLPTGMYFWKDYAPGMEPYFTVPANSLEDWPFNDPGYTLAPVFNIAVGGSGGREPAGGNYPAEMLIDWIRVF
- a CDS encoding LysR family transcriptional regulator; translation: MNMLDPEQLRTFLAVERAGGFTAAGRVLGLRQSTVSGHIARLEQAVGRELFRRDTRNLALTADGAAMVGFARNILDAQAQADRYFSESRLTGFIRLGASDDLVTLDLPDVLVEFQRSYPAVDLELVVGLSENLKVRMAAGELDMMVAKRLPGEQHGELLWQDRLVWAGRAGLAGVGDPVPVVTYPPPSLTRHMALRALEREHRSWRIACVSDSQLGLQAAVLAGLGVVPHAETLLPQGLYPVDDGLPELGELEFVLVCRRSALSEPEQALRDAIVANARRMHR